TTATTGTCTCAAGTTGCCAAATGAATTCATTACGTAATCCTGTAAGGCCTTTCATACCTGTCACACAAGGACAGAAGGATCGCCCCTTCCGACAAGAATTTGTACAAAAAATGCACAAATTGCCGCACAGGAATGCAGAGAAAACTATGTAAAAATACCAGCAAGTAGAAGAAAGTAAATTCGATTACCTGAGACAAAGAACTGTTCAATGCTGCTCCACGATAGTTGACATGAAACCGGTCTTTGGCGACCAATCCCTATATGGGTTTTACACCAAGAACTGAGTATATGTAGCTAGCGACAAAAAAAGAAGGAAACTAGTCGAAAAATAAAGCTTATCCGAGTGATCCACACAGAGAAAGAGGCCTACCTCGGTGTCAATCTCCGCTGATTCAACTGTTACATTGATATCTGACATTATTTTGATTATCTCTAACAGCAGCCCAGGTCGATCCGCTGTCTCTACAGAGAGTAAGCTAAAAACACAACAAAAATgtatatcataaaaattatgTTCCATCTGAACAAGTGGATTTCGAACCAAACTAACTCTCATTACAAATGTAGTTTATAGGCTTTTCGAGTTTCGAtctaattaaaaacaaatatgaaaatattcgAGAAGTTGACCATGGGAACAATAATACCTCCTCCTAGGTCCATCTTCCTTAACATGTATATGAGTAGCAATTTCAACATCGATCTGCACGAAGAAACCAAAACCAAATTATAATTTGTCGTTGTTGAAAAATTAAGCTGTTTCTTCTGTTCAAGTATATCACTATTGCGAAAAAAGTAGTAAACCACTATTGTATAAAGAAAAAGTATACAGCTATTGTGCCAAGAAGTAATAGACGGTAGCTGCAGATAGGTCAAGATTATGATACCAGAATTCCCGATTAATAACAAATTTCTTCAAAACTTTAGAACGGAAACAAGTTGCGAAATTTAAACCAGTAGAAAAATAAACACTGCAGAAAATAAACATCAATAAAGCCCGACAATCGGGAAACAGATGACAAACACATCCAGAAGAGGATGCAGACAAACTGGAGAAGAAAATTGAAACAAGAACTGATATTTTGTTTGACATCACCTTTTTTTCCGGGGGTTTTACTCCAAAAGCTTCACCCATAGCAAGCCGTTCACTTGATTCCTGTTATGACAAAAGTTTCAGGTAAAGACTCAACGCCATATGAACATGGCAATTAATTTTCTTAGATCAGACAAAAAAAATCTCCACAACCATAAATATGGCCTGAAAACAGGAGATGTTTATCCAATATTTGAATCAGTTATATGAAAATACCGGATGATACTTGAGAACCTTGTTGATGATGGTCAAGCGAATCCTTTCCAAGACATCAGGATCTTCGACTTTACGTCCCGTGGATCTGAATAATATAATAAACATTATAATTCTGAACAACTCAAACAGAAGAGAGACAACTTTTAAGAGATcataacatctcataaaataaaaGGAACAGATAAAACAAGATACGGGGGGTGGGGGAAGTAAAACCAAATTCTGGATCAACAAGATTCAAGAAATTGATATTCTATATAACTAGTAATTGCAAATCACTTACTAGTAGAACAACAAAAATGCATAATGCAAAACCATACTCACAGTCTTGTGATAAAAAATTTAGTTTGTGTGACAGAGTTCTCAGTAGTGACAGTTCCCTTTAAAACATCCAAGCCTAGGTCCTTAAGTGCCTTCATCTGCAGCAATGAATAAAGGTTTCTTGATGgcaaactttcaactagaaggTATAACAGACTTACCAAGTAACGTTAATGTGTTATACATAAAGACAGAAAATTAAACAAGCTGATATACAAGTCAGCATGAAAGCAACACTGATAATGAACAGAAAAAAACACAGATTGGGTCGACAATAAAGAGAGAGAAATATGTACTCCATGAACAAAAATGAGACGCCAGTCTCTTAACTGCCTCATCTCAAAGTGTTGTGCACACAAGtgaatttttaagaaaagccCAGAAATAAAGAAGTGGAAACAAAATAGAATAAGATTTACCGTGTCAAGAAGAGCACCAAGGCGATCTCCAAAGCTAAGTTGCACAATAGTTGCATCAGGATCAGTATCTTGATCTATCAAGACGATTGGCATTGGAACATAATCAGTCTCTGGCCCAAACTTCTGTGGCGAATTGTTTTTTCAATGTcaaatttcttgaatttgaAGAAACAAATATATTTTGCCATAAGTTAAATGTGCCAATATAAGGAACATGCGAAAAttgcatataataattttacAAATTGCGACAACAGTGACTGGTCACATTGCTCAATAATAAATAACTAAATCGCAATTTTAGTGTCCCAAATTTCCTTCTTCAAAAACTATTTCAACAAAAAAGTTCAATTCCAAATGAGCTGCTGGGCTACAAAGCTTACAACAAGGTGTGAGTGTAATTCCACCAAAAAGCTCAAAAGATAAATAATACTCTACTACGTAAAATAGTTGAATTGCCCGGAGGATGTAGCTCAAATTTGAACATTCATTTAGTTGTACGCTGTGTCGTGGTCCCGATGAATATCAGATCAAAGTTTTAAGGCAGTAtcataatcaaggtctttactTGTCTACTCTAGTTTGCACTTTTCACTGACACTAATTACTTAATTGAGAATGACCAATTCACTATCTAAATTCTAAACCAAAATAATTCCCTGTCAAGGAACAGTTATCTTTCCTCTCTACCATGTACAATCTAGGTCCTTCAAGAGTCTCCCCCATTGTTAGAGGTAGATTAGTAAgcatatatcatacaccatgAACTGGTCTTCACTCATTTGAGTAAGATGTCATAGTGTCAAACTAAAGATCCATCAAAAGCAATAAATAATCAATTTTGTGATCCTTGACTGTTTCCAGCAGGAGCCATAAGTACAATTTAACCATGCAAATATATCCAGTCATCCATTCTAGGATACTGGCAAATTTGCATGCTTTTCTCTCCCATTTAATTGTTCGAGTTTGAAATCTCCGATTTCCTCTATTTTTTGAGTTCAAAGCAAGCCTAGCACTCAAAATATTGAATTAAGAAACAGATGATGTCTGCATAACATGAGATTATGCTACAGGCAATATAATGATTTCACATTTAAAGTCgtctcaatctcaacaaaccAAATAGGCGATATAATTATTCAAGGTGCGAGGAACGTGTGGCCCTCAATTATCCACATATGAATAATATAAAGATAAGTAAAATTGGGCAATACGTAAACACACTGACCAATTTTCATTTGACTGTGTAGGGAAAACATTAATTCCGtgcatttcaaatttatcctgctAAACTTCTCATTAAATCCATGGATCATTCAGAAAAACTTGAAAGTCTTTCCTTGAAAAGGTCATCTGGATTAAAGCCTATTTCCCTCTTTTACATGAAGGTAAAAAATTGATACCCAGAAATAACTGTACAAGTTTAACCAGTTAGAGTAATTTAATCACCAAGTCCAGAAATAACTGTACAAGTTTAACCAGTTAGAGTAATTTAATGATATAAATCTGAAAGGCTCAAGTTACACAGTAGATACCCAAATTCAGTTTTAGCAGGACAGCATAAAACTTGGAAAGGATAACAATTTGGTCCCACAACCCGCTTCTCTCTTTATTAAGAAAATCATTCATGCATCACATCCAAAACTCTATCAAGTATTTTCAGCTCAAGAAATCAAAGAACAATAGAGTTTACTAGAAAGTCTTTAAAAGCTACAACAGTTCATCAACTTTCACCTTGAAAAAACTCCTTACATAGACAAATTGATTCAAAGCATATCAATTTCCAGAAAATGAAACTACGGATCACCATTTTCGAAACTCAAGCGCATTAGAAATGCAAAAAATTGCAAGAGAGACCAACTTACCAAAGAAAATGAACGTGAAGTTATTGAGTCCACTCCATCAACAGAGGCACACATCATAACATTCCTACATGCAAGTTCAAGCAAGTCAAATTGAATAGCATATGGGTAATGCCTCGAAAAATCAATTTCGGAATGAAATCAACGcaaaattttgaactttttcCCCCAAAATTAACACTGATCGCCCCTGTGGCTGCCCTAACTAGTATCGATCTATTCACATAAAATATCGATAAATGTCAAGAATAAGCCATTTTTTAAGACACAAGACATCATTTATCAATCATCAAACTAAGACGACGAAACGCTTTtgaccaaaaataaaaaataaagccCAGAAATCAAAAGGATTGAATAAGCACCCACATCCTAAAATCATAATAACACCAATCAGTACTGCGacagatttttaaaaaatgaatttaataTACAAATGATCGGGCCATGAAAAAGCACAACCATTGCTAGCAACTAAACGTGCCAGGAAACTCGGTAAGCCAAAAAATCAACTCGcacacaattttttttcaaaaaaaaacccataaatcataatattaagCTAACATCCGCCGATAAATATATTTCACTATACTTGTTGCGCGTTGAATCGATTCTCGGGGAAACCAATAAGTAAAGATGAGATTTTGTGGCGGGGAAACTCTTAACAGAAGAAAAATCTGAAGATCTCAACCGGATTGAAGTGAAAGAAGAAGTGAGGTGAGCATTAGCCACCGCCATTGATGCTGCAGAATAGTTCAAGTTTTCGGGAAATTTAGGAAGATAGCAtccaacaacatcatatttaAAAAACTAACACTCACATTTAAAATGTCTATTTTAccctcattttaaatattttcaaatctttttttttcttttcttttaaatcCTAAACTAACGTTTCTTCCTTTACAGGGCCTCCTTTACACCTAATTGTATTTGACGTGGAAGTCGATTGAATTAGATGCGTGGACCACCTTTTTTTAGGTGAATTTTTGCTTTGATTCAGCGGTTTGTTTCTCGAATTATCGGGGCGATGATGATGATGCTATTGATGGATTTGTGGGTAAAATAATGAATTTGTTTGGTTGATTTTTGGATGAGTTTTCGAGTGAAGTGATTCTTGGAAGTACGACAATGAGCAGCGAGAGACAATCTGTGAGTGTGCGAGACCTCGTGGATGAAGCTAAGAAGCGGATTGATGTTTATTTCACCTGATAACTAACGAGATTGTGCTGCTTTGGATCACAAGTTGTAATTGCATCTTTAAGTTTCTGCTCATTTTTACGCATGCGCTACGGCGCTTGAAAAAAATGCCTTTTTTATTTTGTGAAATAGCTTCTTGATTTATACTAATGTAGGGAATATCATGCAGGAATCTAGAATTAGTTCGATGTTCATTTTACCTGATATTATAGTATGTTTTCATGTAtaagaaattatgaaattaaacatagtgtgAAACAAGACAAAAATGACTGAGGgcgaccgaatggcgactgggagcgaccgaatggcgactgagtgatatggtaaaaaaaaatgagcaaattcgtgttttatatcatatttactatattatggtatgttttcatgtataaaaaattatgaaattaaacatagtgtgaaataaggcaaaaatgactgagggcgaccgaatggcgactgagagcgaccgaatggcgactgaatgatatggtaaaaacaaagtgagcaaattcgtgttttatatcctatatactatattatagtatgttttcatgtataagaaattatgaaattaaacatagtgtgAAATAAGGCAAAAATGACTGAGGACGACCGAATGACGACTGAGAgcgaccgaatgg
This genomic interval from Primulina eburnea isolate SZY01 chromosome 16, ASM2296580v1, whole genome shotgun sequence contains the following:
- the LOC140816880 gene encoding ACT domain-containing protein ACR12-like isoform X4; translated protein: MAVANAHLTSSFTSIRNVMMCASVDGVDSITSRSFSLFGPETDYVPMPIVLIDQDTDPDATIVQLSFGDRLGALLDTMKALKDLGLDVLKGTVTTENSVTQTKFFITRLSTGRKVEDPDVLERIRLTIINKVLKYHPESSERLAMGEAFGVKPPEKKIDVEIATHIHVKEDGPRRSLLSVETADRPGLLLEIIKIMSDINVTVESAEIDTEGLVAKDRFHVNYRGAALNSSLSQVLVNCLRYYLRRPETDEESY
- the LOC140816880 gene encoding ACT domain-containing protein ACR12-like isoform X1 — protein: MAVANAHLTSSFTSIRLRSSDFSSVKSFPATKSHLYLLVSPRIDSTRNKNVMMCASVDGVDSITSRSFSLKFGPETDYVPMPIVLIDQDTDPDATIVQLSFGDRLGALLDTMKALKDLGLDVLKGTVTTENSVTQTKFFITRLSTGRKVEDPDVLERIRLTIINKVLKYHPESSERLAMGEAFGVKPPEKKIDVEIATHIHVKEDGPRRSLLSVETADRPGLLLEIIKIMSDINVTVESAEIDTEGLVAKDRFHVNYRGAALNSSLSQVLVNCLRYYLRRPETDEESY
- the LOC140816880 gene encoding ACT domain-containing protein ACR12-like isoform X3: MAVANAHLTSSFTSIRNVMMCASVDGVDSITSRSFSLKFGPETDYVPMPIVLIDQDTDPDATIVQLSFGDRLGALLDTMKALKDLGLDVLKGTVTTENSVTQTKFFITRLSTGRKVEDPDVLERIRLTIINKVLKYHPESSERLAMGEAFGVKPPEKKIDVEIATHIHVKEDGPRRSLLSVETADRPGLLLEIIKIMSDINVTVESAEIDTEGLVAKDRFHVNYRGAALNSSLSQVLVNCLRYYLRRPETDEESY
- the LOC140816880 gene encoding ACT domain-containing protein ACR12-like isoform X2, producing MAVANAHLTSSFTSIRLRSSDFSSVKSFPATKSHLYLLVSPRIDSTRNKNVMMCASVDGVDSITSRSFSLFGPETDYVPMPIVLIDQDTDPDATIVQLSFGDRLGALLDTMKALKDLGLDVLKGTVTTENSVTQTKFFITRLSTGRKVEDPDVLERIRLTIINKVLKYHPESSERLAMGEAFGVKPPEKKIDVEIATHIHVKEDGPRRSLLSVETADRPGLLLEIIKIMSDINVTVESAEIDTEGLVAKDRFHVNYRGAALNSSLSQVLVNCLRYYLRRPETDEESY